The DNA segment CCTTCCTTAGAGTTACAAGAAACtgtgtgttttgttttgcttCAAGCAACTTGGTGCATGATAATTTCATAACGTCAACCTTGTGGAATTCATGCATTACACCTTTGAAACTTCAGCTGCGAAATACTGCTGATGCATACGAATCCATAACAACAAACTATTTGGGTAAAAGTGTTCTCGTAAGAATTTTTATGTGTTGTCTTTCTGCTAGTAGTGTTGGAATTGTTAAAAAACTTATACAGATACGTGAATGGAGTGGAGCAAGTGAACTTAATCTTGTTTTAGATAAACTGATTGGAATTAGTTGCAAAATCATTGAAGTCATGAGTGGAGTTCCAATAGTGGGACGGTGGAAATTGTTTGTCGATATGATTGGCTCTAAGAATATAGATCAAGTTGGTCAATCAGGGCAGAAAACAAAGTTGAAGGCTGCAGAAATTTATCAAGGACACATTACACGACAAAGTATGGTCTTATCCATTCCTAATGATGACTTCCGTATACCATCCAAAGGCAACAAGTTAATAATGTTCTTACTGGATTCTTTTGGAGATGCCAAGCCCAGAGTTCTTTTGATACTGTGTACCAGCCTAGATAATGAGGGAGATAAAGAAAAATTTTATGTTACTACAGTTAAGGATGCTAGAAGATTTTATTCCTTGCTTGGCTTTGAAGCAAATGTTGCTCTTAATTTCTCTAGTCGTATTAGGGAGTACTTCTCTACTATGAGATCAATTTGGGATCCTGGAGTTGATGGTTTGGCACTCTATTTGTTTGATCCTTGCAAAGAATTACCCTACATTCCTTTGGGTGAGGACACCAAGATTAAAGGGATTGCAGTAACTGAAGTTTTCTGCAATCCAATGAAAGAGCACAGAGGAGCTTTTGATCCCTATTTGAATCTTCATAAGTTCACCTCCATGCTATCGATGTTGCTTTACTCGAACCTTGAGGACAAGGTTCTTTTTAAGGACGGGAGTATTGTTATGAATAAAAATAGTCAATGGGCCATGATGAAGAACGGGTTTAAGAAACTAGCAAACTTTGTGTGGGATCCGGGTTGATGGGCCCAAGCGCCGAAGTCAATTAAGCAAATTGGTTAAATAAGGTAGGGTAACAATAGTATAGGCAGGCTGAATATTGTTAGAAACTTCCCCTCTCTTGTCTCTCTCTCCCTCGTCTATTTCTCTCTGTGGCTCTGTCCTCTCGTCCTTTTCTTTCTATTACTATACTCAGTTATTGTTACTTTTCAGTGTAATTACTTTGTTATCATATCAATATATCAATGTGTTATTTCTGTATTTGATTGTGGATATTGGATCCATAACATCGGCGGATAAAAGCGAGGGGTGGCGGCCGTTATCACATGGTCATCCGGCAAAACGCGGTGGATCTAGACTTGGGATAGCATTGATAGAGAGTAGTATATATTTGTAATGTTATAGCTTTGCCCAGAGTTAGAAATATATTACACTCCCTAATGCTGTAATTTTGATTATGATTGTATTTAGGTTTGTCAATTGAGTTGATGACCACCGAGATAGCTAGTGAGCTAAATTAGTTACTGATTTGTAATGTTCTATTTGGTGATTAACAGAAAAATTAGTTACCACAAGAAAAAAGGTGATATATTTCAATGATTTGGCAGTTAAACTCAAAATTATTTGATATTATTTAAACATATGACGATAAACAATTATAAACAACTATATTATTATGTAAGAATAATAGATCCTATTCTTTTTTTGTTAATCCTTTCTATGGGCATGTTGGTGCATCCTCCAATTCGATatctccacttcaagatctagactTTAATGCTCGGGGTGAATGAATGTGTCGGACATCATTTGCAAGAAATTAAGAGATGAAGCATGAAATGAGATCAGAGAAGAGATTagaaagaaatgagaaagaaaatgCGAGAAGCACTGCATGAAAAAATGAGACATGAAATGCAGCAAGAGGTGCGTGAGCAAGTTGATCAACTATTCCAAAACCATCTGTCGGTCCTCATAGGTGGCTTACTTACACCGCCTTCTCGTATATATGACTCGTCGTCAAATGACACGAGTCATAATTAGatttattttagcttcttttatgCTAGACACGTCTTGGATTCTGCTTTCAACTTCATGATagatgttattattattattattatttataaagtTCCAGTAgtatgtttttgttttgtttaagtgtTTTTTTAGATCTTTTAAAGCTTTAAATTAATATTACTAcaattattaaaaattaaaattttaatatacCCATTTAATTTGTAATAGTTGGTAACACATTTACAATTTGTTAGTAAATTTTATGATGAATTACTAacgtaatttttaaaaataaatatccaTATTTGCTAAGGAATTTGAAATTTGTTTGTAAATTATCATttactaaactgaacttttccatagcTATATTACCAACCGATTGCCaatgtatttttaaaaatatactaTCCGATTTACCAACCAAGTTGGTATCCATTGGTATAGTTGCTAACAGAATTCTAACAGAATTTTTCTTGTTACTATATTTACTAACTAGTTAAAAACAcaatttaaataatgaaaaacCAAATTTACTAATTCATTTTCTATCTGTTAGTAAAGTTACTAACGGACTTCCAACCGAATTTTGGTTAGTAAATTTACCAACGAAAATCTTGGACTCAAGATTAAAAAATTATCAACAAATTTATTTGGTGATTACTAACTGATTTTTAGTTGGTAAATtttaacaacaaattcaaactggCTGGTAAAATTTACCGTCGAGCCTTTTAGCAACGGATCAATATCTGTTGGTAGTCTGTTAGTAACTCAAATTGGCAACCAATTTGATCAATTTAccaacatttttttttgttggtaATTGGGGTTAGCAGTTGCTTCTTCAAGCGGCGGCGGAGCAAGAGGTGGTGGTGGTGGAGCAAGAGGTGGCGGTGGTAATAGTCGTGGTGGTGACAGAGCAAAGGGTGGTGGCGGAGCAAGGGGTGGTGGTGGCAGGTCTAGAGGAGGCCGTCGTGGCGGTGGCGGTGGCGGCGGAAGCGAGGGGTGGCGGCCGTTATCACATGGTCATCCGGCAAAACGCAGTGGATCTAGACTTGGGATAGCATTGATAGAGAGTAGTATATATTTGTAATGTTATAGCTTTGCCCAGAGTTAGAAATATATTACACTCCCTAATGCTGTAATTTTGATTATGATTTTATTTGGGTTTGTCAATTGAGTTGATGACCACCGAGATAGCTAGTGAGATCAACTAGCTACTGATTTGTAATGTTCTATGGTGATTAATAGAAAAATTAGTTACCaaaagaacaaaggtgatatatTTCAATGATTTGGCAGTTAAACTCAAAATTGTTTGATATTGTTTAAACATATGACGATAAACAATTATAAACAACTATATTATTATGTAAGAATAGTAGATCCTATTCTTTTTTTGTTAATCCTTATTGCGTAACTATTGAAGTTGACCATTAATAGTACTACTTTTTCAGAAAAGGTAGCATTTTTTCATAAAAAAGATTTCTTCTATTTTACTACTATGGAAATTTTGAAACatagagttttaaaagaaaaatacaaaatgttGTATTGGTGTTGGATACACTAGTATACCACTGGATGAATTTTATGAAGTTATTCTTTTGAAAATTTTAAGTTAAGAACCTTATATTGTACTGACGTAGTAACATGTAATTGCCGAAAATCTTCAAAGCCATACCTTTTATGTGTTCTTTTCTGGATAATAAGGTTGCCAACTTAAAATTGCTGGAAAATGATACTGTATAGCCGCtttcaaaataatagccgaaaaaaaatattttttctatatatatatataccttatgtatgttatatacaaaaactATAAAAAATTTATAACTTTTTTTGATTACTGAATGCAAATAATTTATAGCGCGGGCTAAAAGTGATGATAATATCCCTAAAATTGCTTCTTCACCTCAGAAAATTAATCTTGCATTTTCTAGCTAGATTAGCATGACATATATGAGAGTTTAACttatatataattaaaataatagtGTCACCTAAAAGAAAGATACATGATTTTTATAAAAAGTAAAATTAGTAACCATATGACATGTTACTTGCTACACACATGTTTAAAAACACCAATAATCTACGTACAGTCCTTTATTTAAGCATTTTAATTGGAAGACCAATGCTTACAAGTTACAACTATAAACAATGTTGTGCTACTAACTAATTAAAGCTGTGCTAAATTTAAGATGGTTAAGCGATCCTATATTATATAAAAAGATAAGAGTCAAAAATACTTCTATTATGCAACTCCTCTCTTGCTTGTCCTTTATTCTAATGAAGTTCCAAATTGAAGTTATAATTAAGGATAATTTAAAATTATTGTCAAAAGTAAAAGGGtacatttaatatttttctcGAAGTATTTTAAGGATTGGAATCCATCAGGTCTTAAAGTCAAAGGCGATACGAGATGATTTGATAGTGTCAAGGATATAAATGAAACCCAAAGAAATATGATTGTtgataaattaagatattttgtATATTAATTAGTAAAGTATATTTAAACTATTTCCCTTGATAAAATGAGTAAATTAACAAAATATAGGCTGAGAAATTAGCTTAAACTGACAATAATCACTCACGTATAAATGAAGATGTTCAACATTACTACTTAGAAGCTAACTCTCCTACTCCTAAGACATAATAGTGGGGGAAATGGGCTTTGATAAAAAGTTGCACTAGCTTGAACATCAAAGGGGAAAGTGCACAAATAGCCATTCTCAGAGATGTTATTTAAAGATTAGCCCGTAtttattttgtcctgaaattttaaattaaaaatcttaATTTGAGGACAACTCAGGACATTTTATATTAGCTAATTCTTATATAATAACCCTATAGAGTGGCTATCTGACATCATTTCTACGACATCAAAAGACTCATATTACATTCATGAGACTATTTGAAGCATGGCCATAGTAAGATGAAGCACTTGAATACCCACCTCCCGTCCCTTTCATAGTTTGTCGTCCACCTTCTCCTCCGCCTCCTCCTTTTCCGGCCACGGAAGGTATAAGTAGGGCTAACACTagtgtaacaacaacaacaacaacgacccagtataatcccacaagtggggtctggggagggtaatatgtacgcagaccttacccctaccctgaagggtagagaggctatttccaggagaccctcggctcaaaaaaagcaacaggagccaatatattagtaccataaaaatgcataataaaataacagcataataagagatatgaaatacagaatacgaaatacgaaattgATGACtagtatagtaaaactagcaggtaaagccctgcatcaatagacgaccaatgacattctcagtctaactcctaactggctagtctcactctattgtgctgtagaaatatttaTAACTCTCCCCTAACccacaaccttaatgctcgacatccataattccctgtcaaggatcatctcctcagtaatcctaagtcgcgccatgaaAACTACTAGTATAACATTGGTTCTCCTAAACAAGCTTTCTCTATTCTTATTCATCTCTATATGACTTCTTTTTTAATCTCTATGtgaagaaagaaaaaagtgaAATCGAAGGGGAGGATTAGAAATGTGCTTTAGAACTTGCGCACTGAGTTTGTTTTATATaaccaaaatattttattaagaTTCCTAGTCCTATTCTTGAGGAATTTGTTAGTCAGTTTAAATTTTTTAGGATTAGGATAGGGGTGaaatttggtttattttttttatttaattctaCCTTGTATATACATGTCACTTTATTTAATACGTTGGAAAGAAACCCTATATAGCTAAAATTAAAACCGAGGTTGTAACTTTTTATAGACCTTTATTTTGTGTCTAAATCCATGTTCATTGTCCAGGTGTACTTTCTTTGAAAAAAGGTTTTTAATTCGATAAGGAATTATATAGGGTATTCGCAATCGGACCCGATTCATCTGAATTCATGCCAAGGAATCGTGGGATAAAATGCTTCCTAACAAAGATGACTCCCAGAGGCGTATCTAGTTTTGTGATATCGGGTTCAACTAACTGAAGTTATAACTTTTAACACGGAATATAAATTTTTGCGTAAAAATCCACTAAAATTACAATAAATAATAGATATAaatctataattttaaagatataATATACAATGGGTTCAATGATTAAAACCTCACAGGCCGAAGCCAGAGAGTTTAAATCATGGATGTGCTTCTGATGACTCCATACTCAGGACTCGAATCCGAGACCTTTAAATTATACATGTcgtatactatatatataatttgATAAACAATTATATTAGACCAAAATCAAGGCTACAAGGAATTGAATAATGATCATCAAATTGTTTGAAGCATGCCTAGAGCAAGATGAAGCACTTGAATGCCGACTTGAATGCCAACCTCTCCTTCCTCCGAAGAATATTCCTCGACCATGTCTTCCAAACTCATGTATATATACTCTTCTTTCTGGAAATGAGAAAACAGGTCAGATCCATCTAAAAGTTGTGCAAACTCTTCTGTAATACCTTTCCCATTTGTGTATTCTCTTTTTCTTGAGAGATAATTTTGAGATAATATCTATTAGACTATGTAATAAAATTAAATTTGAATCTATAGATGAAGATTTTGAATTGAATTGGAacccgtttggattggcttaattTAAGCTCGTTTAAGCCAAAATAGCTTTTAAATCATTTTGTACCATTTGgacaaagtaaaaaaaatacttttaatcacttatttttaagctaaaatgataaaaataagccaaaagccaaaagctagaattcctaacttatagctcttgaaatataaaaatataaaaacaaaagatATTATTTAAGCCCATCCAAACCAGCTcttgaaatataaaaataattatgtcGAATTAAAAGATAAACATCTTTTTAAAAAACAATGAGATAATGGTGAAGATATTATTTAAACAAAAAATTTCAATTAGTAAACTTAACACTTTCTATATATAAAGTTTTCGAATTTGTACGGGAAtataaaaagaattattttaaatTGAAAGATAAACAATTTTATGAAAGCATGAATAACAATTGCAAAGGACATTATTttaaacaaaaatttcaattaataaaCGTAATGTTCTAAAATTATGAATGTAGTATTACACTtataagtaaaaaaaattaagaatatCTTATATAGCAGTTAACTAAAATTTATTTGATTTCTCTAAAAATAACGTAATATCATTTTTTGACAATTGTTTTTGCAGGAGTATCATTTTCTTTGATGCCCGAATAGTGTAACTACAAGTCGTTGTAATTGATGGTAAAGTACATTATTttaaactgcttctgcttctcctcaaaactattttctttccaaaagcttggccaaacaccttagaAAAAAAATATTGTTGCCTCAAAAGAAGCTTGGCTAAACAACCTAATAATGTTCGCGCATCATGCGGGTACTAATACTACTTAAAATTAAAGGAAGAAATTCAGAAGTGGTTTGATTTACAACAGCTAATTAAAAAGTTAGTCACGgtttcaaaattaattaaaagttaGTCACTTTTTTATGCGAAAataaaatttggacaaaaatacattagtcaaatccaaaaaatattccaACACAATACGCCGGAAAGCCTGCACGTTCTACTTGGCTATATTTGTATTTGTATTCCACCAATAAAAAAAGTTTACCCCATCAAAGAAATTTTGCTGACAACTATATTTAATAGCATTAATTTGTAATCTACAATACAAGGTAAATAATTTTGTTATAATATATTAAATTATATTGATGGTGTATCTCTAACTTAAATGCACTAATATATAGATATCTTAGGATATAGGACGCACTGTACCCTTTTTTCCCTGTAGCTTAAATTAATTGCGGAAGATATATGTATGCATGGGGAAAATAGAAGGATCCTTATTTATGGAAATATGAAAACCTTTTTCCTGtatgaaaaagaaaagacaatAGTATATATCTGTATATGGTAACTTAATAATACGCGATCGAAATAAAAGTTAATTTTGGTAAGTAAATAAAAAGTTCCCTTAGTTAATACTACAATTTAGAACTTTAATATATATGGTAACGAAAATTTTGGCATCAAACTGATAGTTTATAGTCTATATATATAGCTGCCGAGAATTTTACTCTTTTTATCACATCTTTCTTTCTTCACAATTATTGATTTTCTTGTTTGCAATATTGTGAGAATGAAGAAGAATAGGCATAATAATGTTGTAGCAATGGTTAAGGTTATGGTCGCTGTTGTACTAGTGGTATCCTTGCTTGTACCTTCAGTGGCCGGAAAAGGACGACGAGGCCATgtaggaggagaaggaggaggggaaggaggagaaggaggaggggGAGAAGGAGGAGGAAGATGGGAAGGAGCTGGAGGAGCACGAGTAGTATACGGGCATTCAAGTGCAAATTCATCTTACTCTGGCTATGGTATTCTTGTGATGATCATTACATGGCTTTTggtgtaatttatatatatatatatatatatatatatatatatatatatatatatatatgcatgcatGCAATGAATCTTTTGATATTCAAGCTTTTTATCATATAGTATAGTTTATTTCCCCATTGATCTTATGTTTTAGGATTAGATGTAGTCTTAATTCTTGTTGTCCCAGTCCAAGAGTTGGTAGTAATTTTGAGCATCTTTATTCATATGTTATCGGCGAAAAAAATAAACAGTTTAGATCATTTTTTAAGTTGCTAAGGGACTGTAAAACTTAAAAGAACAAAACTGTTTTGGTTTGGGCTAGAACCAAACTGGAGAGTTGGAGCCTTAACCAACGGACCAAGCAACACAGATTTATCAAGTAGCGTCATCCTTTATTAGTTATAAGAATTTGTTAATATTTGCATATCATACTATGTGTATTTAGTGAAATTTTCTCTGTCCGAGTTAAAGATAGTTGCGTtgcctttttctcttttgttattTACTCATTGGATTTAAATTTTATCAACGACAGGAGCCAAATTACAAGCAGAACTTAACCGTGAGCCAAGGGTGTACATAAGTTGGGTTTGTTcgaatttttcaattaccaaatcaAACTAATGGTATtggatttttaaatttataaaccaaACCGAACCAATAAAGTCGAATTTTTCAATCTcggatttttcgattttttttgggttttcaGGTTTTTTCCCGATAAAGTTTTAATAGCACAAAATATGTAACTTGTACTCCAAATATTTATTTTAGTCCTATTAGGATACCACTGTATAAtgtattttcaagaaaataaaataataatatgaCATGAATCATAATattgtactaaaatattcaataacataGCTAATAAAATCGCACAAAGAAAATATTACTAATTAATACACCATAATAAAAATCAACATGATCTAAAAATACTATATAGGTCGTGCTAAAATAAGTACAACTAATAAGTACTATTAATTATACAACTAAGCATAAAATAAAGATAAACTTTGTTATACATTTTCATTATAAATCAATGCAAAACTAAAAAATAGATATCTAACATTATTGTCATTCCTAGTGTTAGAATTGAATTTCCTTTATTagtattagtattgatttgaactTTATTTGACTTACTACCTTTATGAGCTATAAAATTTATTGGACCATTCAAGAATGTTAAGTCCaaactttaaataatatttttaaagatAAAACTGTGAAGAAGTTTAGGAAATATTTGTAAATTAtattacaataaatatttatatgcataaatattttttaaaattgtatAAATGTAatgtttggtttcggtttgactttttttagttaaaaccaaaccaaaccaattatagtTGGGTTTTTATtttcaacaccaaaccaaatcaaatcaaaccacaatcgtatatttttttctttgactcggattatcggattGGTGCGATTTATCTGttttctttgtacacccctaccGTGAGCCATTTATAAAATTCCACGGCCTCTTTCTGTGCATGCTACAACTTTAAACATTGCTGTGTTACTAATTTGCATTAATTACATTACTATAGAGTATAGTCCTTAAATACGTGAAATTAAAGAGGAGCTCTGCTAAATTTGAGATGATAATAAAAGTTTAATTTTTTTCGCACTTAAAGTGCACAGTAAATCTGATCGACAACAGGTTACTCACTCTTTAATCGACTGATGTAATAACTTAATAATCTGCTAATAAGTTattaaatgtaaaaaaaaaaaaatacttgttTGACCCAAAAATAATTTCGAGATAATAcaataatttatattta comes from the Nicotiana sylvestris chromosome 4, ASM39365v2, whole genome shotgun sequence genome and includes:
- the LOC138889121 gene encoding uncharacterized protein, translating into MKTETTEAHFANNSMYYIAPTAVANDRAKVVIKEDKHDEEEIVTTKEEPLGFVTTIKEKVPLWIGFAFSISSDLVMFDDQHELELAQCLVEMSCMDSACGSNQLLNRGRFSHLSDLAHAELFLPSLQFPPDQFGLEFPFDPGSSLFTTFLRVTRNCVFCFASSNLVHDNFITSTLWNSCITPLKLQLRNTADAYESITTNYLGKSVLVRIFMCCLSASSVGIVKKLIQIREWSGASELNLVLDKLIGISCKIIEVMSGVPIVGRWKLFVDMIGSKNIDQVGQSGQKTKLKAAEIYQGHITRQSMVLSIPNDDFRIPSKGNKLIMFLLDSFGDAKPRVLLILCTSLDNEGDKEKFYVTTVKDARRFYSLLGFEANVALNFSSRIREYFSTMRSIWDPGVDGLALYLFDPCKELPYIPLGEDTKIKGIAVTEVFCNPMKEHRGAFDPYLNLHKFTSMLSMLLYSNLEDKVLFKDGSIVMNKNSQWAMMKNGFKKLANFVWDPG